The sequence CGCATGTTCGGTCGCCTCGATCAGTGCGAGGTCGGAGACGGTCGCCGACCCGCCGATCACGAAGCTGATGGCTGCGTCGGCCGCGATCCCGTCCTTGGACACCGCGAGGTCGAGCGTCAGAAGGTCCCCGTCGGCGAGCGCGTAGTCGTGCGGCATCCCGTGCAGCACGGCGTCGTTGACCGCCGTGCAGATGTAGTGGCCGAACCTGCCGGGCGCGAACGACGGAGCGTAATCGACGTAACACGATCGCGCGCCGGCCTTCACGATCATCTCCTGCGTCCACCGGTCGATCTCTCGCAGGTTCGTTCCCACCCGACTGCGGGTCTTGAGGGTCTGCAGAATGTCCGCGACCAGTGCTCCGGCCACCCGCGCGCGGTCGACTTCGCGCGGGGAGAGTATTTGAATCATCCAATAACCATACCGGTACAATCATACCGGTACTAGAATCGTCGCATGATGGTCAGGCTTCCACTCTCCCCTGACGAGGTCGAACGCGGTCAGCGGTTGGGCGCGCTCCTGCGCCGTGCCCGGGGTGAACGCTCGATGCTCGCCATCGCGATTGACGCAGGCATCTCGCCTGAGACCCTGCGGAAGATCGAGACGGGGCGGATCGCAACGCCCGCGTTCCCGACCGTCGCTGCGATCGCCGGCGTACTGGGGCTCTCACTCGACGCCGTGTGGGCCGACCTCAACGGCCCGGTGGGCACCGCGCCTCCGCCGCCGGCGGCCGACCTCCGAGTTTCGTGACGCCCCGGGGTTGCGGCCGCCCGCAGCGCGCGTAGGGTCGGCCCCAACACGCGGATGGAAGGTTACGGGAGATGAGCTCGATCGTGGTGCAGACGTTTCTGACCCTCGACGGCGTCGCGCAGGCGCCGGGCGGTTCCGAGGAGGACCGCGAAGACGGCTTCGAGCATGGCGGGTGGCAGTTCACCTACGACATGGCCGAGGTCGGCGAGTTGGTGGGCGAGTGGGAGTCGAAGACGGAGGCGCTCCTGCTCGGCCGCAAGACGTATGACATCTTCTCGAACTCCTGGGGTGTGTGGGACGAGGACGCCGAGGGGCCGGAAGGCGACCTCACCAGGCTCTACAACCGGGTTCCGAAGTACGTCGCGTCGCGCACGTTGACCGAGCTCGGCTGGCAGAACTCGCACCTGCTCGGAGACGACGTCCCCGCCGCGGTGGCCGGCCTGCGCGACGAACCGGGCGGCGAGATCCGCGTCTGGGGCAGCACCGTCCTGATCAAGAGCCTGGCCGAGCACGACCTGATCGACGAGTATCGGCTCGTCGTCTACCCGCTCGTGATCGGCACCGGCAAGCGGCTGTTCTCGGACGGGTTCCCCTTCAGCCGGCTCGCCCTGGCCGACAGCCGGACGCTCGACGGGGGCGTCGTCGTCAGCACGTACCGCCGCGCCACCTGAGCCGCACCACCTGAGCCGCGCCACCTGAGCCGCGCCACGACTCAGCACGGCACGACAGTGCGCGCGAACGGTCGCGGATGGCGGGTCCGGTCGCTGGACACCCGCCATCCGCGACCGTTCGGCGCGTCAGTCCCGCGCGGGCTCGCTCGCGCGGTCTCCCGTGGGCTCGCTCGGGTCGGCCGTCTGGATGGGCTCGCCGGCGAACTCCTCGCGATCCGCCTTTGCGGCGTCGCCGCGGGTCTTCACGAGGCTCGCGACGGTGGCGACCGCGATGGTCGCGCCGATGAAGGACAACGAGAACCAGATCGGGATCTCGGGCGCCCATTCGACGCCCTGGCCACCGTTGATGAACGGCAGCTCGTTCACGTGCAGGGCGTGCAGCACGAGCTTGACACCGATGAAGCCGAGGATGACCGCAAGACCCTGCGCGAGGTACACGAGGCGCTCGAGCAGGCCGCCGATGAGGAAGTAGAGCTGCCGGAGCCCCATCAGTGCGAACGCGTTCGCCGTGAAGACGAGGTACGCCTCCTCGGTGAGCCCGTAGATCGCGGGGATCGAGTCGAGCGCGAAGACGAGGTCGATGAAGCCGATCGCGATGATCGTGAGGAGCATCGGCGTGACGAAGCGCTTGCCACCCTGCTTGACGGTGAGCTTGTCCTCGTGGAACTCGTCGGTGACGGGGAGGATGCGGCGCACGAAGCGCATGAACCGGTTGTTCGCCGGGTTCGTCTCGTGGTCGCCGAACGCCTGCCGGTACGCCAGCACGAGCAGCAGCGCGCCGAACAGGTAGAAGGCCCATGAGAAGTTCTCGATCAGCGCCGCGCCCGCGGCGATGAACGCGCCGCGAAGGATCAGCGCGATCACGATGCCGATCATCAGCACCTTCTGCTGATACTTCTTCGGCACCGCGAAGCCCGTCATGACGATGAGGAACACGAACAGGTTGTCGATCGACAGCGCCTTCTCGGTCAAGTACCCCGCGAAGTACTCACCACCGAAGCCCCAGCCCGAGACCATGCCGACGCCGACGCCGAAGATCAGGGCGAGGCTGATGTAGAACACCGACCAGCGAGCGGACTCGCCGATCGTGGGCTCGTGCGGCTTGCGCACGTGCGCGAAGAACTCGTAGACGAAGAACGCGATCGTGATGGCGATCGTGATCGCCCAGACCAGGGGCGTGACCTGCATGGGTACTCCAGACGTCGGCGGACTGATGTCGCCAAGGTCTTCTCCATCTCACGGTCGTGAGACCGACGGCCCGAAACGCATCGATGCGTTCGTATTGACGAGCTCGCCGCGGAGGAGTACTCCCCTTGTTCTCGTCTACCCTACCTCGTCTCGCCGACCGTCGCGGTCGACCCCCGGTAGGTCGCGGTCGACCCCCAGTAGAGGGGTGTTGTCGTGCCCGAATTCAGGCTGTGAGAATTTGCGCATACCGTGCGGTGAATCGGGGACGCCTCATCCCCGGGGGGTCACCGAGCGGTCGTGCGGAGATCCGTCGGGGGACGGATCTCCGCCCCACAGCCCGCGACGACCGGTCAGTCGCGACGACCGGGGCAGCCGCGACGACCAGTCAGCCGCGACGACCGGTCACTCGTCGACGATCTCCGCGTCCACGACCTCGTCGTCGACCGGGATCGGGTCGGCCCGGCCGACCGTGAGCGAGTCGCCGTCGGGCGCGAGCCCGACGAGCACGGTGTCCCCGTCGCGGATCTCGCCGGCGAGCAGCGCCCGCGCGAGCCGGTCGTCGACCTCTTTCTGCATGAGTCGCCGCAGCGGGCGGGCGCCGTACAGCGGGTCGTACCCGCGCTCGGCGAGCCAGGCCCGCGCGTCGGGCGTGACGCCGAGTTGCAGCCGGCGCTCGTGCAGTCGCCGCGCGAGTCGGTCGATGTAGAGGTTCACGATCTCGGCGAGTTCCTGCTCGCTCAGCGCGGAGAACACCACGATGTCGTCGAGCCGGTTCACGAACTCGGGCTTGAAGGCCTGCCGCACGGTTGCGAGCACGGCCTCCTCCTTCTCCTCGCGGCTGAGCGACGGGTCGATGAGGTACTGCGAGCCGAGGTTCGAGGTGAGGATCAGGATGACGTTTCGGAAGTCGACCGTTCGGCCCTGGCCGTCGGTGAGCCGGCCGTCGTCGAGCACCTGCAGCAGCACGTCGAACACCTCGGGGTGCGCCTTCTCGACCTCGTCGAGCAGGATCACCGAGTACGGCCGGCGACGCACGGCCTCCGTGAGCTGCCCGCCCTGCTCGTACCCGACGTAGCCGGGAGGAGCGCCCACGAGCCGGGAGACCGAGAACTTCTCGCCGTACTCGGACATGTCGATCCGCACCATGGCGTGCTCGTCGTCGAACAGGAACTCGGCGAGCGCCTTCGCGAGCTCGGTCTTGCCGACACCTGTGGGACCGAGGAAGAGGAACGAGCCGGTCGGCCGGTTCGGGTCGCTGAGGCCCGCCCGCGAGCGGCGCACGGCATCGGCGACCGCGGCGACCGCGGGCTTCTGGCCGATGAGCCGCTTGCCGAGCTCCGCCTCGAGGTGCAGCAGCTTCTCGGTCTCGCCCTGCATGAGCTTGCCGACCGGGATGCCCGTCCACGCCGAGATGACCGCGGCGATGTCCTCTTCGGTGACCTGCTCGTTCACCATGCGGGGCTCGCCCGCGGCATTGCCGGCGGCATCCGCCTGCTCGGCCGCGTCGAGGTCGCGCTTGAGGTTCGCGATCGTCTCGTACTCGAGCCGCGAGGCCTTCGCATAGTCGCCCTCGCGCAGCGCGAGGTCGCGCTGCGTGATCGCCTCGTCGAGCTGCTTCTTGAGCTCACCGACCCGGTTCAGCCCCATGCGCTCGCGCGACCACCGCTCCTCGAGCGCCGCCAACTCGCGTTCGTTCTCGATCAGGCTCTCGCGCAGCTTCGCGAGCCGCTCCTTCGACGCGTCGTCCTTCTCTTTCTTGAGGGCGAGCTCCTCGAGCTTCATCCGGTCGACGACGCGCTTCAGCTGGTCGATCTCGACGGGCGAGGAGTCGATCTCCATCTTGAGCCGCGACATCGCCTCGTCGACGAGGTCGATGGCCTTGTCGGGCAGCTGCCGCGCGGTGATGTAGCGGTTCGAGAGCGACGCGGCGGCCACGAGCGCGGCATCCGTGATGGTGACGCCGTGGTGCGCCTCGTAGCGGCCCTTGAGGCCGCGGAGGATCGCGACCGTGTCTTCGACCGTCGGCTCGCCGACGTAGACCTGCTGGAAGCGGCGCTCGAGCGCGGCGTCCTTCTCGATGTACTCGCGGTACTCGTTGAGCGTGGTCGCGCCGATCAGGTGCAGCTCGCCGCGCGCGAGCATGGGCTTCAGCATGTTGGAGGCCGCGACGGAGCCCTCGCCGCCGCCGGCACCCATGAGCAGGTGCAGCTCGTCGACGAAGGTGATGATCTCGCCCTCGGACTCGTCGATCTCTTTGAGCACGCTCTTCAGGCGTTCTTCGAACTGGCCACGGTACATGGCGCCCGCGACGAGCGCGGCGATGTCGAGCGAGACGAGGCGCTTGCCCTTCAGCGACTCGGCGACGTCACCGGCGACGATGCGCTGCGCGAGGCCCTCGACGACCGCGGTCTTGCCCACGCCGGGCTCACCGATGAGCACGGGGTTGTTCTTGGTGCGGCGCGTGAGCACCTGACTGACGCGCCGGATCTCGGCATCCCGCCCGATGACCGGGTCGAGCTTGCCCGCTTTCGCGAGCGCGGTGAGGTCGACGCCGAACTGTTCGAGCGCCGACTTCTGCTCCTCCTGGGAGTTCGGCGCACCCTGCATGTTCGCCAAGGTGAGTTCCCTTCCACTTCAAACTTGAGTCTATTGAACTCAACTTTGCCCGCGAGGTCAAGACCCCGTGGCCGGACCTTCGGGGAACGTTCGGGAACTTCATGGTTTTGCAAGGAAAACTGAAAGGCGTCACCGTCTCGCGAGCACCGGGGAGCCGCATGCAGAAGCGCACCAAGATCATCGTCGCCTCGATCGTCGCGGGGGTGGTCGTGCTCGGCGCGACCGCCGCCATCGCCGGCCCGATCATCTACCGCGACGTCATCGTCGGCGAGGCCGAGGCGGCGCCGAGCGTCACCGCGGCGCCGAGCGCGTCGGCCGAGACCGGCTCGACCGACACCGCGGACCTGTCGGGTGCCTGGGCGGTCGGGTCGGGATCGTACGCGGGCTACCGCGTCGACGAGGTCTTGAACGGCACGGATGTCACGGTCGTCGGCCGCACCGAGCAGGTGACGGGCGCGCTGCAGGTCGAGGGGCTCTCGCTCACGGCCGCCGAACTCACGGTCGACGTCGCGTCGATCGAGACGGACTCGGGCAACCGCGACGACTACTTCCGCGAGAACGCCGTGCGCGTCGACGAGCACCCGACCGCGACGTTCGTGCTGACCGAGGCGATCACGACCGACGAGGCACCCGCCGTGGGCGAGGTGCAGACCATCCAGGCGACCGGCGACCTCACACTCGCCGGCGTCACCCGGTCGGTGACGGTCGAGCTGGAGGCCGTGCTGAACGGCGAAACCGGTCAGGTCGCCGGGAGCATCCCGATCACGTTCGCCGACTTCGGCGTCGAGGCGCCCAACCTCGGCTTCGTGTCGGTCGAGCCGACCGGCTTCATCGAGTTCTCGCTCGAGCTCGAGCGCGCGTAGCGCGGAGGCATCCGCCCGCGCGCTCGCTCGCTCGCCCACTGCACGCCCGGCCGCTGGGCGTCGGACAGCCGCGCCTCGATCAGCAGCGCCTCAGAAAGTGGGATGCACGTCACATCCTGGGACGGAGTGCGGATCGGCAGACGTTCCAACCCACTTTCCGACTTCCAACGCGCGGCGGGAGGCGGTCCGGAGTGGCGCTCTGCGAGACCGAGACCGGGTCAGCGCCGAAGGGATCGCGCGAGACGGGCGTCGAGACCGAGCCTGACCGTCGGCCATTCGTCGTCGGTGATCGAGAAGACGACCGTGTCGCGCAGGGTGCCGTCCTCGAAGACCGTGTGCTTGCGCAGGACGCCGTCCTGCTTCGCGCCCAGGCGCGCGATCGCGGCGCGCGACTGGTGGTTGTGCCAGTGCGTCCGGAACTCGACCGCGATGCAGTGCAGATCGTCGAACGCCCGTGCGAGCAGCAGCCGCTTCGCCTCGGCGTTGATGCCGGTGCGCTGCGCCTCGACTCCGAGCCAGGTCGAGCCGATCTCCAGACGCCGGTTCCCGGGGTCGAGGTGGAGGTAGGTCGTCATGCCGATCGCCCGGCCGGTCCGAGCATCGACGACGGCCCACGGCGCCATCTTCCCATCGGCGTGCAGTCGCCGCCGGCGCTCGATCTCCGCGACCATGCCGTCGGGCGACGGGATGCGCGTGTACCACGTGCGCCAGAGCTCGTCGACGGCCACCGCCTCGGCGAGTGCGTCGGCGTGGTCGACCGAGAGGGGCTCGAGGCGCGTCAGCGATCCCGAGAGCGTCGGTGTCGAGGCGAAGTCCGTATCAGCATGCACGAGGCCACGGTACCGTCGACCGCGGTGCGCTTCGCGCCGGTCACGTATGCGCCGTCGCCGGCCTCAGTCGGATTCGCCGGGCGCGAGCCCGACCTCCTCTTCGCCCCCGCCCTCGCCGTGCAGATGGCGGATGTCTTCGGCGACCTCGCCGGCCGTCTCGTCGGCGCGGCTGCCGGGGTCGTGACCTCCGTCGTCGAGGGACCCCGCCTGCCCTCGCCGGCCCTGCGGTCCGCCGACGATGCCGGAACCGAACGCCGCCTGGATGCCGATGCTCATCACCTCGGGCTCTTCACCGTATGCCCCGTGCCGATCGCTCATGATCACGCTCCTCGCCGTCTCGGCCGATCGTACGCCGCCGCTCGGGCGGCCACACCCCTGGCTTGCCCGCGAGACGACGTCGCGCGAGCAGTCCCCGACGCGGGCCGCGCCAGCCACACCCCGGCAGCCCCGGCAGCTCGGATGCCCCGGGGCGGGCCCGGGGCATCCGAGGTCTCTGTGGGCGTGCGCGGCCAGGCCCGCGTCGCGCAGACGCCGGAGTTCGAGCGCGCCCGGCGGCGCCCGAGACCGAGAGGCTCACGGTCGAAGATGGCCCGTCGGCAACGGATACGCGCCGTCGGGTTTCACGACGATGAACAGTCGGCGCCCGCGCGGATGCAGGTGGAATGCGCTCGCCCTGGAACGCGTTAGCCTCGGAAAGGACGACTGAGGAGGACCGTAGATGCCGTTGCAGGGTGAGTACGCGCCGAGCACCGCCGAGTGGGCGCGGACGCAGGCCGAGACGTTCGAGCAGACCGCGGGCGCGGAGGCGAACGAGATGCAGGGCCGGCCGATCGTCGTGCTGACGACGCTCGGTGCGAAGTCCGGCAAGCTCCGCAAGACCGCGCTCATGCGCGTCGAGCACGACGGTGAGTACGCCGTCGTCGCCTCGAAGGGTGGCGCACCCGACCAGCCCGCCTGGTACTACAACCTCGTCGCGAACCCCGGCGTCGAGCTGCAGGACGGCGCCGCGAAGCACGACTACGTCGCGCGCGAGGTTCAGGGTGCCGAGCGCGACGCCTGGTGGGCCCGCGCGAACGAGACCTGGCCGCACTACGACGAGTACCAGACGAAGACCGACCGGCAGATCCCGGTCTTCGTGCTCACGCGCGTCTGATCGGCCCGCGGCCCGTCACATCGATCACGGGGTCGAGGCGCGACGCGCGTCGAGGTCGGTCATGATCCCGACACGCGGCCTTCGACGCCTGGCGCCCATCGACGAACGGGTCAGAGCCGCCGCATCGTGAACGCCGACGCCAGCAGCCGGCGCATCGGCCAGACGGCGAGTACCCGGACGAGCCGGTTCCGAGCCGCAAGTCGCACGCCGGCGGCGGGCGCGCCCATGGTCATGTTGAACGCCGCCTGCCGGGTGGCGCGGAGCGCCGCGGACCGCCGAGCCCGGTCGTAGTCCCCGAACGGGGTCGCGGGTGCACCCTCGGCGAGTGCGCGAGCGAGCTCGGCGTCGAGCCGCACGGCGTCGAGCCAGCCGAGGTTCATGCCCTGCCCGCCGATCGGGCTGACTTCGTGGGCCGCATCGCCCACGAGCGCGATGCGGCCGTGCGCGAACCGGTCGGCCAGGTGCTGACGTGCCGCGAACGCGCTCGGCTCGGTCGCGGTCGCGAGGTCGACGGATGCCTCGGTGCGCGCGGCGACGATCGTGGCCAGCGCCGCCGGGGTGAGCGGGGCGGGCGTGCGCCGCACCCAGGCCACCCATCGACGGCGCCCACCGGGCAACGGGAACGACTCGACCACGCCCGCCGGTTCGAACCGCAGCAGGGCGGTGGCCGGGGCATCCGTCGTGTCGTCGCTGTCGCCCATGATGTACTCGGCGCTGCCGCGCCGCGCCCGCCACCCGATACCGGCGAGCCCCCGCACCGTGCTGCGCACGCCGTCGGCCCCGACCACGTATCGCGCGCGCACCACCTCCATGCCGCTCGATGGGCGACTCCGCGTGCCCGTGTCGCCCGAAGGGACCTCTCCAGCTGAACGCGGACGCGATTCCAGCGACACGGCGCGGCCATGTCCCGCGAGCGCACCCGCAGCGGCGGGCGAAGCAGCGATTCGGGCGACACCGCGAACGATCACCTCGACGCGGCCGTCGACCGTGCGCAGGCCGTCAACCGCGGTCCCCCGCCGCAGGGCGGCCGGGGCGAGCTCGGCCAGCCGGGCCTCCAGCAGCCGCTCGGTCTCGCGCTGCGGCAGCGACCAGACGTGCTCGTCGTCGAACGCGAGGCGGCCGAGCTCGCGGCCCTCGCAGGTCACGACGCCGTCGCGGATCGGCACGCCGAGGCGGCGCACGTCGGCGCCGACGCCCGCCGCGTCGAGAGCCCGCAGCCCGGGTGGATGGATGCCGATCGCGCGCGTGCGCTCGCCCGCGCCCGTACGCCGCTCCAGCACGACGACGTCGAGACCCCGCTGCGCGAGCAGGCACGCGAGCAGCAGGCCGACGGCGCCCGCGCCGACGATCGCGACGTCGTGCACCGCACCATCCACAGGCCCAGCGACCTCACGCACCGCACCATCCGCCGATCGAGGATGGAGCGCCAGCGACCGTATCGAGCCCCCGCGAGCTACGCGTTCCTCGGGACCACCGAGTCGCGAAACGCGTCCTCCTCCGTGGGGCGCAACCCCGCCGGCGTGCTCATCGCCGGGCGCAACCCCGCCGGCGGGCCGACCCGCGGAACCACGACCCGTCACAGGGGCGCCTCCCAGACGACCTCCAGCCGCGATGGGAAGCCGCGGCGGACGCGCCAGCCCGGTGGCAGCGCCGCGGCGAGCTCGGCCGCCGTGTGACTGCGGCGGATCGAGGTCAGCCCGTCGGGCCTGATGAAGGACCCGCGCAGCAGGTTCGGCTCGAACGGCAGCGTGCCGAGCCAGAACGCCGCATACCCGTGCCGTGTGCGCTCGATGTCGCCGTGCACGGCCACGCCTCCCGGGGCGACGAGCCGTTCGGAGTCCGCGAGCAGCGCACCGAGCTCGCGACCGTCGAGATGGTGCAGCACATGGTTCGAGGTGACCACGTCGAACCAGTCGCCGGCGGTCACGAGCTCGCGGGTCGACACGCCCCGCAGCTCGAGGCCCGGCATCGGCGGGCGGCGCCGGGCGAAGTCGATCGCTCGCTCGTCCGGGTCGATCGCCACGATCTCCAGCGGCAGGCCGTCGGCGTGCGCCCAGCGCAGCAGCCGGCGCGGCAGATCGGCGCCGCCGGTGCCCACGTCGAGCAGCCGGCCGATGTCGCCGACCGCAGCGCGGCGCCGCAGCCGCGGCCGGATCCAGCTGCGGTACACCGCGCGCTGGCCGGAGACCACGGCGTTCACGAGCCCGAACCGTTCGTAGGTGCGCTCGAGCATGGCGGGGTCGCACGCGGGGTCGTCCATGAGCTCACGCGCGGCGTCGTCGCGTGCGGCCAGCCCGCGGCGCGACGCTCCGCCCGAGGCATCCGCCCGCTCGTCGCGCCCACCGGCGCCGCGCGAGGCGCGTGCCCCGGTCGCCACCTCAGCCCCGCACCGTGAGCAGCGCCGACTCCACGGTCAGCCCTGGGCCGAACGCCATCGCGGCGACCCGATCGCCGTCGGCGGCGTCGGCCTGGTCGAGGATCCGGCGGAGCACGAACAGCACCGTCGCGCTCGACATGTTGCCGTACTCGTGCAGGATCCCGCGGGCCGGCGCGAGCTGCGCCTCGGTCAGCACGAGCCGGGACTCCACCTTGTCGAGGATGCTGCGCCCGCCCGGATGGATCGCCCAGTGCTCGATCGCCTCGCTCGAGGCATCCGTCTCGAGCGCCGTGACGAGCGCCTCTTCCGCCTCGAACAGCGGCTCGAGCGCCCCGGTGACGTGCTCGTCGATGATCGAGGGGACCGCGTTGGAGAGCACCATCTCGAAGCCGTGGTCCCCGATCTTCCACGCCATATCACCCTCACCGACCGGCGTGATCCGGGTCGCGAACCGGTCGAGGTCGAGCGCGCGCTCCCCGGGTTCGAGCGGCCGCGCCGTGACGATGCCCGCTCCCGCACCGTCGGCGAACAGCGACGAGGCGACGATCGTGTCCGGGTCGTTCGACGACCGCAGGTGCAGCGTGCACAACTCGACGCTGACGACCAGCACCACGGCCGTGGCATCCGCCTCACACACCTGCTTCGCCAGCCGCAGCGCCGGAATCGACGCGTAGCAGCCCATGAACCCGAGGTGGTAGCGCTGCACGCCCGCCGGCAGGCCGAGATCGCGCGCGAGCACATAGTCGGGTCCGGGGGCGTAGAAGCCCGTGCAGGACACGGTGATCACATGGGTGACGTCGCCGGCCTCGATGCCGGGCGTCGCCTCGAGCGCGGCGCGACCGGCCTCGAGGTACAGGCGGCTCGCGTGCTCCGCGTAGAGCTCGTTGCGCGCCTTCGTCCCGGGCATCAGCAGGTCGCCGCTCTCGACATCGAAGAACACCGGCTCGTCGGGGTGCGCCTCGCGGTTCAGCTCCTCGATCACGGTGTAGCGGGTCGCGATGCCCGACACATTGAACGACGTCGGGATGATCCGCTGCGCGAGCCGGTTCAGGCCCGGCTGCGCCGAGAACACGTCGCGCACTTCCTCCTGTACGAGCACGGTCGGGGGCACGACGGTGGACAGGCCTCGCAACGCAACGGTCATGCCTGATGGTATGTGTGCCTGCACCACCGCGGGCAAGGGGTGGACACCCTCGCCGCCAGCCCCTAACAGGGTTGCACGCCCGGAGCCTCGGCGTCGTCGACGAGGCATCCGGGCGTCGTCTCGCGTCAGCCGATGAGCTTCGCCTTGGCGGCGGCGAACTCCGCGTCGGAGAGGATGCCCTGCTCCTTCAGCGAGGCGAGCTTCTGCAGCTCGGCGACCAGGTCGACGCCGCCCGGGGGCGGAGTCTGCTGGGTCGCGGCCTGCTGCGCGGCGGCCTGCTCGGCCTGCGCCTGCTGGGCGGCGTACTGCTCTTGATACTGTTCGTCGGCCTTGCGCTGCTGATGCCGGGCGACGCCGCCCGATACAGCGGTCGCGGTGCCCGCGACCACCGCGGTGCGCGCGGCCATGCCGATGAGCCCCGGCCTTCCGGCCCTTCTGATGAACGGCATGTCGCCCTCCTCGGTGTGTACGGTCTCGACGCTGTTCGACGCACTCGCGCTACGCGGGCACCTATTCGCTCGCCGCAGCGAGCACCGCGTTGACCACGGGCGCGGGGATCCGCTCGGCGTGCAGCATCACCCCGCCTGATTCGGCGAACCTCGAGGCGAGTCGTTTCGCCCACACGAGTTCGACCGCGAGCACCGCCGCGGACGTGCCCGGCGGGATCACCTCGCCGAGATCGGCGTAGTCGTCTTCGCCGACGAGACCGCTTGCCACGAGCTCGATCTCGGTGATGTCGACCTCGTCGCCGAGGTCTTCGAACTCGATCGCGTCGAGGTTGCCGTCGGCGTCGCGCGAGATGATCACCGCGTCGAGCAGGCGGATGTCGCCGGCCTCGACGAGATCGGCGATGGCGTCGAAGGTGGGAGCGTCCGGGCGTTCGCCCTCGAATCCGACGACGAGGATCTCTACGGGTCCGTACTCGAAATCAGCCATGAGCTCCCCCTCGCCAGAACGCCGGATGCAGGTGAAGAGTATCGCTCAAATTCGGTTCGCGGTAGAGGCAGCCGCGCTCGTATCATGCAGTCAGACGCCACCACCGCTCGTGGTCCGAGGGGGTAACCATGGACACCGGTTTCGCCACGCTCAGCACCGATCCTGCGACGACCACGCGACACCGCAAGGCGCGTCGAGCGGCGGGCCGCGCGGCGCGGACCGACGCGCCGATCGAGGCGCAGGCCGAA is a genomic window of Agromyces protaetiae containing:
- a CDS encoding dihydrofolate reductase family protein, which produces MSSIVVQTFLTLDGVAQAPGGSEEDREDGFEHGGWQFTYDMAEVGELVGEWESKTEALLLGRKTYDIFSNSWGVWDEDAEGPEGDLTRLYNRVPKYVASRTLTELGWQNSHLLGDDVPAAVAGLRDEPGGEIRVWGSTVLIKSLAEHDLIDEYRLVVYPLVIGTGKRLFSDGFPFSRLALADSRTLDGGVVVSTYRRAT
- a CDS encoding FAD-dependent oxidoreductase, producing MHDVAIVGAGAVGLLLACLLAQRGLDVVVLERRTGAGERTRAIGIHPPGLRALDAAGVGADVRRLGVPIRDGVVTCEGRELGRLAFDDEHVWSLPQRETERLLEARLAELAPAALRRGTAVDGLRTVDGRVEVIVRGVARIAASPAAAGALAGHGRAVSLESRPRSAGEVPSGDTGTRSRPSSGMEVVRARYVVGADGVRSTVRGLAGIGWRARRGSAEYIMGDSDDTTDAPATALLRFEPAGVVESFPLPGGRRRWVAWVRRTPAPLTPAALATIVAARTEASVDLATATEPSAFAARQHLADRFAHGRIALVGDAAHEVSPIGGQGMNLGWLDAVRLDAELARALAEGAPATPFGDYDRARRSAALRATRQAAFNMTMGAPAAGVRLAARNRLVRVLAVWPMRRLLASAFTMRRL
- a CDS encoding TerC family protein yields the protein MQVTPLVWAITIAITIAFFVYEFFAHVRKPHEPTIGESARWSVFYISLALIFGVGVGMVSGWGFGGEYFAGYLTEKALSIDNLFVFLIVMTGFAVPKKYQQKVLMIGIVIALILRGAFIAAGAALIENFSWAFYLFGALLLVLAYRQAFGDHETNPANNRFMRFVRRILPVTDEFHEDKLTVKQGGKRFVTPMLLTIIAIGFIDLVFALDSIPAIYGLTEEAYLVFTANAFALMGLRQLYFLIGGLLERLVYLAQGLAVILGFIGVKLVLHALHVNELPFINGGQGVEWAPEIPIWFSLSFIGATIAVATVASLVKTRGDAAKADREEFAGEPIQTADPSEPTGDRASEPARD
- a CDS encoding helix-turn-helix domain-containing protein, with protein sequence MVRLPLSPDEVERGQRLGALLRRARGERSMLAIAIDAGISPETLRKIETGRIATPAFPTVAAIAGVLGLSLDAVWADLNGPVGTAPPPPAADLRVS
- a CDS encoding nitroreductase family deazaflavin-dependent oxidoreductase; amino-acid sequence: MPLQGEYAPSTAEWARTQAETFEQTAGAEANEMQGRPIVVLTTLGAKSGKLRKTALMRVEHDGEYAVVASKGGAPDQPAWYYNLVANPGVELQDGAAKHDYVAREVQGAERDAWWARANETWPHYDEYQTKTDRQIPVFVLTRV
- a CDS encoding GNAT family N-acetyltransferase is translated as MHADTDFASTPTLSGSLTRLEPLSVDHADALAEAVAVDELWRTWYTRIPSPDGMVAEIERRRRLHADGKMAPWAVVDARTGRAIGMTTYLHLDPGNRRLEIGSTWLGVEAQRTGINAEAKRLLLARAFDDLHCIAVEFRTHWHNHQSRAAIARLGAKQDGVLRKHTVFEDGTLRDTVVFSITDDEWPTVRLGLDARLARSLRR
- a CDS encoding ATP-dependent Clp protease ATP-binding subunit: MQGAPNSQEEQKSALEQFGVDLTALAKAGKLDPVIGRDAEIRRVSQVLTRRTKNNPVLIGEPGVGKTAVVEGLAQRIVAGDVAESLKGKRLVSLDIAALVAGAMYRGQFEERLKSVLKEIDESEGEIITFVDELHLLMGAGGGEGSVAASNMLKPMLARGELHLIGATTLNEYREYIEKDAALERRFQQVYVGEPTVEDTVAILRGLKGRYEAHHGVTITDAALVAAASLSNRYITARQLPDKAIDLVDEAMSRLKMEIDSSPVEIDQLKRVVDRMKLEELALKKEKDDASKERLAKLRESLIENERELAALEERWSRERMGLNRVGELKKQLDEAITQRDLALREGDYAKASRLEYETIANLKRDLDAAEQADAAGNAAGEPRMVNEQVTEEDIAAVISAWTGIPVGKLMQGETEKLLHLEAELGKRLIGQKPAVAAVADAVRRSRAGLSDPNRPTGSFLFLGPTGVGKTELAKALAEFLFDDEHAMVRIDMSEYGEKFSVSRLVGAPPGYVGYEQGGQLTEAVRRRPYSVILLDEVEKAHPEVFDVLLQVLDDGRLTDGQGRTVDFRNVILILTSNLGSQYLIDPSLSREEKEEAVLATVRQAFKPEFVNRLDDIVVFSALSEQELAEIVNLYIDRLARRLHERRLQLGVTPDARAWLAERGYDPLYGARPLRRLMQKEVDDRLARALLAGEIRDGDTVLVGLAPDGDSLTVGRADPIPVDDEVVDAEIVDE
- a CDS encoding YceI family protein, translating into MQKRTKIIVASIVAGVVVLGATAAIAGPIIYRDVIVGEAEAAPSVTAAPSASAETGSTDTADLSGAWAVGSGSYAGYRVDEVLNGTDVTVVGRTEQVTGALQVEGLSLTAAELTVDVASIETDSGNRDDYFRENAVRVDEHPTATFVLTEAITTDEAPAVGEVQTIQATGDLTLAGVTRSVTVELEAVLNGETGQVAGSIPITFADFGVEAPNLGFVSVEPTGFIEFSLELERA
- the map gene encoding type I methionyl aminopeptidase, coding for MIQILSPREVDRARVAGALVADILQTLKTRSRVGTNLREIDRWTQEMIVKAGARSCYVDYAPSFAPGRFGHYICTAVNDAVLHGMPHDYALADGDLLTLDLAVSKDGIAADAAISFVIGGSATVSDLALIEATEHALAAGIAAARPGARIGDISSAIGEVLLSAGFTVNTDFGGHGIGSTMHQDPHVANVGRPGRGYRLRPGLLLALEPWVMADTDEFVTDADGWTLRSATGARAAHSEHTIAITDRGCEILTLPTRA